GCCGCCTGCGAGCAGTAGTACTTGATCGCCGACGCCTCGGCCAGCGAGATCTCCACCCCGTTCTGGCGCGCCTCGATGACGCGGAACAGCATGTTTCGCACGTTCATCCGCGCCACTTCCATGTTGGCCAGCTTCAGCTGGATCAGCTGGAATTGGCCGATCTCCTTGCCCCACAGGGTTCGGCTCTTGGCGTAGTCCACGCTGAGCCGCAGGCATTCCTCGATGACGCCGAGGGCCATGGCGGCGACGCCGATCCGTTCGGTGGAGAAGCTGGAGCGGGCGCTGTCGCGGCCGTCGCCGGCGTTGTTGCTCTCCGTCCCGCCGAGCAGCCGGTCCGGTCCCAGGCGCACATTGTGGAAAAACAGCTCGCCGGTGCGCGAGGAGTGGATGCCCATCTTGCGGAACGGTTTCGACTGTTCGAAGCCCTCCATGCCGCGGTCCAGGACGAAGGTCAGCACCGGGCGGTCGCGCTTGTCCACGCTCGCATCGCCGTCGTCGAGTTTGGCGTAGACGACCACGACGTCGGCGTCCGGGCCGTTGGTGATGAAGGTCTTCTGGCCGTTGAGGATGTAGTCGTCACCGTCGCGGGTGACGTAGGACTTCATGCCGCCGAACGCATCGGAGCCCGAGTCCGGTTCGGTGATGGCCCAGGCGCCGATCTTCTCGTAGGTCACCAACCCGGGCAGCCAGCGTTCCTGCTGGGCCAGGGTGCCCCGGGAGGCGATCGTCGGAACGGTCAGGCCGAGGCTGACGCCCATGCCGGTGACGATGCCCATCGACACCCGGCACAGCTCGCTGATCAGCATGAACCCCATGCCGGCCGAGCCGCCGCTGTCGCCGAACATGCCGCCGGACTTGCCGGAACCGCCGGCGGCCCCGGCGGT
This DNA window, taken from Mycolicibacterium sp. MU0050, encodes the following:
- a CDS encoding acyl-CoA dehydrogenase family protein; this translates as MIEWTDVDLAVRDAVRQFIDKEVRPHLDALESGDMEPYPIVRKLFATFGLDAMARESLEKRLDRMRNGTTAGAAGGSGKSGGMFGDSGGSAGMGFMLISELCRVSMGIVTGMGVSLGLTVPTIASRGTLAQQERWLPGLVTYEKIGAWAITEPDSGSDAFGGMKSYVTRDGDDYILNGQKTFITNGPDADVVVVYAKLDDGDASVDKRDRPVLTFVLDRGMEGFEQSKPFRKMGIHSSRTGELFFHNVRLGPDRLLGGTESNNAGDGRDSARSSFSTERIGVAAMALGVIEECLRLSVDYAKSRTLWGKEIGQFQLIQLKLANMEVARMNVRNMLFRVIEARQNGVEISLAEASAIKYYCSQAATDVAMEAVQLFGGNGYMTEYRVEQLARDAKSLMIYAGSNEVQITHVARGLLSG